The sequence accctccttcaatacaatttttgagttcctccattttatggggtttttgatattatgaataaactcaaaccctccaaaaccctcctatccaaaatgtttttatcattttcaccaaattctttctatttttcaaagctctcatattccttcccctccaaactcccaaacatagcctaagtgcCAGCTCTCCAAGGTGAGATTTACATGTCGGTTTTGTAAATTGAGTTAGACCCGACTAAAATCTTGTTTCAGTACAATTTTATCCGAGGTAATGAATTAACACAGTTGTTCTAATACATATCCTGCCCTTATATCTCAGGTAACATCTCCATATGGAAATAATCTTCACAACAATGAAAATGTCACCCAAGGTCAGTTTGCATTTACAACTACTGAGAGTGGTAACTACGTTGCATGCTTTTGGATGAGTACTAAAAGTCTAGCTGGTTCCTCAATCAGCCTTGATTGGAAAACTGGAATCTCTGCCAAAGATTGGGACTCTGTTGCAAAACAAGAAAAAATTGaggtaataaataaatttcactcATTCTCTTTATCATTGCCTTTGTAATATCTATACGGGATTTGTTTATATAAAAGTGTTTAATGAGAATCGTTTTGGACAATGGCGCAAGGGAGTTGAacttgagctaagcaaacttgaTGGAGCAGTGAAAGCCATTCATCAAAATCTGATATATTTGAAGAATAGGTAAAATCTCTTGTGTTCATTATGATATTGATTTCGCTTATATATGTGTTGTGTCAACGATGAGATTGTtcattttcactttcttttttcgTGGACATTGGTATAGGGAATCGGAGATGAGGGAAGTTAGTGAAGCAACTAATGGTAGAGTTGCTTGGCTGAGTATAATGTCTCTTGGCGTCTGTGTTTCGGTTTCGGTGTTGCAACTGTGGTATCTGAGACGATACTTTCAGAAAAAGAAGATCATATAGATTTTACTTGTAACAAACTTTTGTCAAaaccaaattattttctttatgttttggaGAATCTGTGATGTATTGTAGAGTTAATATTTTgtggattttatttttctgtaTCATTGGAGGTTAGTAGTACAAGGGGTATAACGGGAGTTACATATATACTGAGTTTTTGGAGCCAAACTATTGATTATTGAAGTGAACCATATTGCACATGGAGCCAAACTATTGATTATTGAAGTGAACCATATtgcacaaataattttaaaaccgAACCATATGACAATGATTTTATTAAAGTTCATGTAACCGGTCTTAATTTTTATATACAAGATACACTAAATTTTCATATACAATTTTTGTATGTTGTGTTAAGACAAGAAAAACCTTTATAGGATATATTTAGATTGATGGTATAAGATGAAATGGAATGAAATAGTGTGATAAATAATAAgattttattgtttaaatttaCAAACAATGAATGGAGCAAAATGAAATATGGTAGAATATAGTctcattatatttaaaatattataacaataaaaTGTAATTTTATTCCAGTCCATTCCATTTTAAAATGTCCGAACTTAGCTCATAGATAGCAAATGTTATTTACCATcttactattttaaaattaaaatatggaGGTGTCAATAGCATATGCCAAAATAACTATTTGGGCTTGCGAAATGAGCATTTCGAGGCCCACTGAAGAGATATTgggttgaattttttaaaaaattttaatcaaCGAATTCAGATGTGGTACGATTAGTGTTCCTGAGACAGAGAAGAATGGCGACGGTGGCACGTGCGGTGGCTGTCTTAGCCGTGGCAAGACCCTCGACGGTGTTATCCGGCGGCGGAAAAACTCAAAGATTTCTAAAATTCAAACCTCTTTGTAGTTCATCCACACCTTCTTCTAGAAAACTGGTCCTTTACTCAAAACCCGGTTGCTGTTTGTGCGATGGACTCAAAGAGAAGCTCCAAGCTGCATTCT comes from Vicia villosa cultivar HV-30 ecotype Madison, WI unplaced genomic scaffold, Vvil1.0 ctg.000359F_1_1, whole genome shotgun sequence and encodes:
- the LOC131627392 gene encoding transmembrane emp24 domain-containing protein p24delta3-like, which produces MAKAFNPSSRTQTALVVLLCFISLFSLPQSKALWLNLPSSGTKCVSQEIQTHVVVLADYYVVAENIKGHPLPTISAKVTSPYGNNLHNNENVTQGQFAFTTTESGNYVACFWMSTKSLAGSSISLDWKTGISAKDWDSVAKQEKIEGVELELSKLDGAVKAIHQNLIYLKNRESEMREVSEATNGRVAWLSIMSLGVCVSVSVLQLWYLRRYFQKKKII